The Flexivirga aerilata sequence ACGGGCCGGGAAGTGATCTCGACATCCTGGTTGCACGCTCTCCCGGCGTGGGTCTGATGGCGTTGGCCGAGTTCACCGAAAGGGCTACGGAACTGCTCGGAGTCGAGGTCGACGTGGTGACCGATGGCGGCCTGCGCGCCGACCACGAGTTGCTGACCACGGCCGTTGCCGTATGACGCCTCGGGACGCAGCGGCGTTGCGAGAGATCGCGCGCCTGTGCGATGTCGGCGCTGGTTTGGTGGCTCGTGGTCATGAATGGTATGTCGGCGACCCCGACAACGTGCCGGGCTTGGCGGCGGAGTCGTTGATCATCAAGATCGGTGAAAACGTCGCCCGCTTGGGAGCTGACACGACCGACCGACACCCCGAGGTGCCTTGGTCTCGCATGAAGCGCATGCGCGATCGCTTGGCGCATCACTACGAAGGGACGGACTATGGAGCCGTCTGGGCCACACTGGTAGGTGATCTGCCGACGATCAAGCGCTATATCGAGTCATTGGACCACCTTGAGTGATGCCAGAGGTGGTTCGGCTACGGGACGTGGAGAGTTCCGGTTCAACGCCTAGCGGGGGAGGCCGG is a genomic window containing:
- a CDS encoding HepT-like ribonuclease domain-containing protein, with protein sequence MTPRDAAALREIARLCDVGAGLVARGHEWYVGDPDNVPGLAAESLIIKIGENVARLGADTTDRHPEVPWSRMKRMRDRLAHHYEGTDYGAVWATLVGDLPTIKRYIESLDHLE